A single genomic interval of Dromiciops gliroides isolate mDroGli1 chromosome 1, mDroGli1.pri, whole genome shotgun sequence harbors:
- the RNF215 gene encoding RING finger protein 215, translating into MAGPALLRPGPPPPPPLLLLAALLPLGLGLGLGSPGCGARVDVRLRRPQASYTLQGALLGGPPRIAPPGAGAGAGAGLQGRLVLVGDGELQLQAGDDWIGVVPVGEEQAEAQGASPEESFTSAVVNKMKRALVLGASALLILALNQNAVRELDVSQVLSKPVIVVQMSDNVTKLLSALLGGLQATAKITSQAMLLENVGLTLTLWSTCGLSRGGLYGEWQGVICPGESGSRVQKYLQKLWNTILLVALLLCMGLIIQARRQAQQGPPEPDPQLDLKHILQALSALKTRRYHPGRQHRANVPDIQTCAICLDQFHRNQCLRVLPCLHEFHRECIDPWLLLQQTCPLCKHNILGSSWAES; encoded by the exons ATGGCCGGCCCCGCGCTCCTGCGGCccgggccgccgccgccgccgccgctgctgctgctggccGCGCTGCTGcccctgggcctgggcctgggcctgggcagCCCCGGGTGCGGGGCGCGGGTGGACGTGCGGCTGCGGCGGCCGCAGGCCAGCTACACCCTGCAGGGTGCCCTGCTGGGCGGGCCCCCGCGGATCGCGCCGCcgggagccggagccggagccggagccggactGCAGGGCCGCCTGGTGCTG gtgggggatggggagctCCAGCTCCAGGCTGGAGATGACTGGATTGGAGTGGTCCCTGTGGGTGAGGAGCAGGCGGAGGCCCAGGGAGCCAGCCCTGAGGAGTCCTTCACCTCCGCTGTGGTCAACAAG ATGAAGCGCGCTCTGGTCCTGGGTGCCTCTGCCTTGCTCATCCTGGCCCTGAACCAGAATGCTGTCCGAGAG CTGGATGTGTCCCAAGTCCTTTCCAAGCCGGTCATTGTGGTCCAGATGTCCGACAATGTCACTAAACTCCTGAGCGCTTTGCTGGG GGGCCTGCAGGCCACGGCCAAGATCACCTCTCAGGCCATGCTGCTGGAGAACGTGGGCCTGACACTGACCCTCTGGTCCACCTGTGGCCTGTCTCGGGGTGGCCTCTACGGGGAGTGGCAAGGAGTGATCTGCCCCGGAGAAAGTGGCTCCAGGGTCCAG AAGTACCTGCAGAAGCTGTGGAATACCATCCTGCTGGTGGCCTTGCTCCTGTGCATGGGGCTCATCATTCAAGCCCGGAGGCAGGCCCAGCAGGGCCCACCTGAGCCTGACCCCCAG CTGGACCTCAAGCACATCCTGCAGGCACTATCAGCCCTAAAAACCCGGCGCTACCACCCGGGCCGCCAGCACCGGGCCAATGTGCCCGACATCCAGACCTGCGCCATCTGCCTGGACCAGTTCCACAGAAACCAG TGCCTGAGGGTCCTGCCCTGTCTCCATGAATTCCACCGGGAGTGCATAGACCCCTGGCTTCTCCTTCAACAGACCTGCCCCCTCTGCAAACACAACATCTTGG GGAGCTCTTGGGCAGAGAGCTAG
- the CCDC157 gene encoding coiled-coil domain-containing protein 157 isoform X3 codes for MEELKQNRDTVQDLEAKKQQMLEDMNHMVKKSEVKQLEARVQLLTGRLENASQQFGWASTELDKEKAKVDSMIRHQESLQAKQRALLQQLDSLDREREELRTSLEEAEMQQANLESQLQAVCGDKEHVEVQLKAQQELLQSLQQEKQDLERVTEDLQVTICKLNKSIQELKERERLLVAFPDLHVPSQAQFESSGNVAEDMERQVQANDIRIRVLEEENGRLRATLAKLKEVAQQGGLKLVPEAQLWSSPSKGTQTGTISHSRRPSPGHLSSSGARRERPASTRPSSESSLSGRASRLPPGRPSALPAQKCPRSPLTITGSSKASGSTSIAYMELRGKGSGKHNLAGSAHQLR; via the exons ATGGAGGAGCTCAAGCAGAATCGGGACACGGTCCAGGACCTGG AGGCAAAGAAACAGCAGATGCTGGAGGACATGAACCACATGGTGAAAAAAAGCGAGGTCAAGCAGCTAGAGGCCCGTGTGCAGCTGCTGACTGGGCGCCTGGAGAATGCCAGTCAGCAGTTCGGCTGGGCGAGCACAGAGCTGGACAAGGAGAAGGCCAAGGTGGACAGCATGATCCGGCACCAGGAG TCCCTGCAGGCCAAGCAGAGAGCCCTGCTCCAGCAGCTGGACAGTCTGGACCGAGAGCGTGAGGAGCTCCGTACCAGCCTGGAAGAGGCCGAGATGCAGCAGGCCAACCTCGAAAGCCAGCTGCAGGCTGTGTGTGGGGACAAGGAACATGTAGAGGTCCAGCTCAAGGCCCAGCAG GAGCTTCTGCAGAGCCTCCAGCAGGAGAAACAGGACCTGGAACGGGTGACAGAGGACCTGCAGGTGACCATCTGCAAGCTGAACAAGTCGATCCAGGAGCTGAAGGAGAGGGAGCGGCTGCTGGTGGCCTTCCCTGACCTCCATGTCCCCAGCCAGGCCCAGTTTGAGA GCTCCGGGAACGTGGCTGAGGACATGGAGAGGCAGGTGCAGGCCAATGACATCCGCATCCGCGTCCTGGAGGAGGAGAATGGCCGGCTCCGGGCCACGCTGGCCAAGCTGAAGGAGGTGGCCCAGCAAGGAGGCCTCAAG CTTGTCCCAGAGGCCCAGCTCTGGTCTTCACCTTCTAAAGGGACCCAAACAGGGACCATCAGCCATTCTCGAAGACCTTCCCCGGG CCATCTCAGCTCATCCGGCGCCCGCCGGGAGCGTCCTGCCAGCACCCGCCCCAGCAGTGAAAGCAGCCTCTCCGGCCGTGCCTCCCGGCTGCCGCCCGGCCGCCCCAGTGCTCTTCCCGCCCAGAAGTGCCCCCGGTCACCCTTAACTATCACAGGCTCGTCCAAGGCCTCCGGCAGCACTAGCATCGCCTACATGGAACTCCGAGGGAAGGGCAGCGGGAAGCATAATTTGGCCGGCTCCGCACACCAGCTGAGGTAG